From the Perca flavescens isolate YP-PL-M2 chromosome 21, PFLA_1.0, whole genome shotgun sequence genome, one window contains:
- the LOC114548527 gene encoding cartilage matrix protein, protein MDPLLMVLLLLWRPGLRAEGRHNPNGSQECETTAKADIVVLVDGSGSIGRSDFETLKTFLAGMVSNFNIGPDRVQIGLVQYSSNTRTEWHLNTHQTKYSLLKAIPNLVQLQSQTFTGLALNYILQNNFKPNVGMRADSKKIVVLITDGEANDNTLLPSQKLKDAGIEIYAIGVTNAKRKELSYIASDPKEIHTYYLRDFSSLRGIADDLTINICNSLVFVRLVNGTSLCSGRLEVNTNQSTQRWSSVCEDDFDQQDAEVVCRELGCGAPSVLQGVLYGEVEAPMRTKEFQCRGNESALLDCRSSGSDRNTCSPGKAVGLTCSDPVRLVGGWSRCTGTLEVKQGDWRPVDGSDPTWESASVYCRKLSCSSPLSVGRRDDSSNRSAWKINSDCVLSGSGLRECVTPLSWSSSILELTCLHPAAVIIRLVVLPLTLLLSTIVIYFIMKVQATRGQMSDPQENIELDYYNQS, encoded by the exons GTTCTCAGGAGTGTGAAACCACAGCCAAAGCTGACATTGTGGTGTTGGTGGATGGCTCTGGGAGCATCGGCCGTTCAGACTTTGAAACCTTGAAGACCTTTCTCGCTGGAATGGTCAGCAATTTCAACATTGGCCCAGACCGAGTCCAGATTG GTCTGGTTCAGTACAGTAGTAACACAAGGACCGAGTGGCACCTGAACACCCACCAGACAAAATATTCCTTGCTGAAGGCCATCCCCAATCTGGTACAGCTACAATCACAAACCTTCACAG GACTGGCTCTGAACTACATCCTTCAAAACAACTTTAAACCCAATGTGGGAATGCGAGCAGACTCCAAAAAGATTGTTGTCTTGATCACTGATGGAGAGGCCAATGACAACACACTCCTCCCCTCACAGAAACTGAAGGACGCCGGCATTGAGATCTACGCTATTG GTGTGACGAATGCTAAAAGGAAGGAGCTAAGTTACATTGCCTCCGATCCTAAAGAAATTCACACGTACTATCTCAGAGACTTTTCATCCCTCCGGGGCATTGCTGACGACCTCACCATCAACATCTGTAATAGCTTAG TGTTTGTCAGGCTAGTGaatgggaccagtctgtgctcAGGCAGGCTGGAGGTGAACACTAACCAGTCTACCCAGCGctggtcctcagtgtgtgaaGATGACTTTGACCAGCAGGATGCAGAGGTGGTCTGTAGGGAGCTTGGCTGTGGGGCTCCTTCAGTCCTCCAGGGGGTGCTCTATGGAGAAGTGGAAGCTCCAATGAGGACCAAAGAGTTCCAGTGTAGAGGCAACGAGTCTGCTCTTCTAGACTGTAGAAGCTCAGGGTCAGATAGAAACACCTGCTCACCTGGAAAAGCTGTTGgactcacctgctcag ATCCTGTCAGATTGGTGGGAGGATGGAGTCGCTGTACTGGAACACTGGAGGTGAAACAGGGAGACTGGAGACCAGTAGATGGCTCTGACCCGACCTGGGAATCAGCATCTGTTTACTGTAGAAAGCTGAGCTGTAGCTCTCCTCTTTCAGTAGGAAGGAGAGATGACTCCTCCAACAGATCTGCATGGAAGATCAACTCCGACTGTGTTCTGTCCGGATCTGGTCTGAGGGAGTGTGTAACCCCATTGTCTTGGTCTTCTTCCATCCTTGAGCTCACCTGTTTAC ATCCAGCAGCTGTTATCATCAGACTGGTTGTCCTGCCGCTGACTCTGCTGTTGTCCACCATTGTCATCTATTTCATCATGAAG GTCCAGGCCACCAGGGGGCAGATGTCGGACCCACAGGAGAACATCGAACTGGATTATTATAACCAGAGCTGA